A single window of Acidobacteriota bacterium DNA harbors:
- a CDS encoding carboxypeptidase regulatory-like domain-containing protein has product MARRMLARTFWACVGAMLLSTAAYAQSAITGIVKDTTGATMPGVTVEASSDVIIEKVKASVSDGNGSYRIADLRPGIYSVTFTLPGFKTFRRDGLQLASEFTATINAELAVGSLEETITVTGSSPVVDVTTAAKTAVLDREAIDAIPTGRTIQGMAQLVVGVNLSLPDTGGARAMQQTYMSTHGMSTSNTTVLVDGQMVNGLQGDGAIQSYFNDSMNAEVSYQTAGIGAETSSGGVRLNMIPREGGNRWSGDFKAVSRPGAWQSSNLTDRHQARGLSAGNAIDRIVDYSFAIGGPIKKDKLWIFGATRYNSVNNFIANTFFDDGSQGVDDQYILNGMTRLTWQATPRNKFSGYFDEIDKYRGHDMQANYDPETAATVWNSPAYHTTAIKWTSPISSSLFLEAGWSNNTEYYTNEYREGIEQPRGTAAWFAKAAKNEQDLGGYTQAGPTNTTESPVAFYWNFAATYVKGVHTIKMGANNRQGTFKHTRDANADLIQQYRSSSTGVRWSVPDSVLIRNSPLSYGERLNRDLGIYIQDSIRLNRLTANVGLRWETLNAKVLAGKSPAGRFVPERAFDEILDVPDWSDFAPRLALVYDLMGNGRTALKYSFNRYNLSRTTGIAAAYNPLLSQTATLPWRDVNGDDIAQGERGCTGYPSVGCEISFTGLSSNFGIAALNEYGEYPRTWNLEQGVEVQHELLPGLSLAGAWWKGDFRNLTTTINRSYTHADYVPYTWYNPTTGQPFEVYARTVTRATSNLDTYDPERVNKYESFVLDTRWRIPGGGQMSGGMSFERERQKNCTSPDDPNFGGNGKGLCDEFLLDIPYRPQYKLSGTKDIGWGVNLAMSFQNNSSPTSSRVMTVTRGATRYPASCPSPCPAGQIIMPTATFAQPSMTYNLESVRATQVERIVQLDFKVSRTFRVNRFTILPTFEVFNVNNSDAIISYITTNALSSAYLAPNSIMQGRMYGLGVVTRW; this is encoded by the coding sequence ATGGCGCGAAGAATGTTGGCTCGGACGTTCTGGGCGTGTGTCGGGGCGATGCTCCTGTCGACCGCCGCTTACGCCCAGAGCGCGATCACAGGCATCGTCAAGGACACGACCGGGGCGACAATGCCCGGGGTCACGGTGGAGGCGTCGAGTGACGTCATCATCGAGAAGGTCAAGGCGTCGGTCAGCGACGGCAACGGCTCGTACCGCATTGCCGATTTGCGGCCGGGCATCTACAGCGTGACCTTCACGTTGCCGGGCTTCAAGACGTTCCGCCGCGACGGTCTGCAGTTGGCGTCGGAGTTCACCGCGACCATCAACGCCGAGCTGGCGGTCGGCTCCCTCGAAGAAACCATCACCGTGACCGGCTCATCGCCGGTCGTCGACGTGACGACCGCGGCCAAGACCGCCGTGCTCGACCGCGAAGCGATTGACGCTATTCCGACCGGCCGCACCATCCAGGGCATGGCGCAGCTGGTGGTGGGCGTGAACCTGAGCCTGCCCGACACCGGCGGCGCCCGTGCCATGCAGCAGACCTACATGTCGACGCACGGCATGTCGACGTCCAACACCACGGTGTTGGTGGACGGGCAAATGGTCAACGGCCTGCAGGGCGACGGCGCCATCCAGAGCTACTTCAACGACTCGATGAACGCCGAGGTCAGCTACCAGACCGCCGGCATTGGCGCCGAAACCTCGTCGGGCGGCGTGCGCCTGAACATGATTCCGCGCGAGGGCGGCAACCGCTGGAGCGGCGACTTCAAGGCGGTGAGCCGGCCGGGTGCCTGGCAGTCGAGCAACCTGACTGACCGGCACCAGGCGCGGGGCCTGTCGGCCGGCAACGCCATTGACCGCATTGTCGACTACTCGTTCGCCATTGGCGGACCGATCAAGAAAGACAAGTTGTGGATCTTCGGCGCGACTCGCTACAACTCGGTCAACAACTTCATTGCGAACACGTTCTTTGACGATGGCAGTCAGGGCGTTGACGACCAGTACATCCTGAACGGCATGACGCGGTTGACGTGGCAGGCGACGCCGCGCAACAAGTTCTCGGGTTACTTCGACGAGATCGACAAGTACCGTGGCCACGATATGCAGGCCAACTACGATCCCGAGACGGCGGCGACGGTGTGGAATTCGCCGGCGTATCACACGACCGCCATCAAGTGGACCTCGCCCATCTCCAGCTCGCTGTTCCTCGAGGCCGGCTGGTCGAACAACACCGAGTACTACACCAACGAGTACCGGGAGGGCATCGAGCAGCCGCGTGGCACGGCCGCGTGGTTTGCCAAGGCGGCCAAGAACGAACAGGACCTCGGCGGCTACACCCAGGCCGGCCCGACCAACACCACCGAGAGCCCGGTGGCGTTCTATTGGAACTTCGCGGCCACCTACGTGAAGGGCGTGCACACCATCAAGATGGGCGCCAACAACCGGCAGGGCACGTTCAAGCATACCCGTGATGCCAATGCGGATTTGATCCAGCAATACCGGAGCAGCAGCACCGGCGTCCGCTGGTCGGTGCCCGACAGCGTGCTGATTCGCAACTCGCCGCTAAGCTACGGCGAGCGCCTCAACCGCGACCTGGGGATTTACATCCAAGACTCGATTCGGCTGAACCGGCTGACAGCCAACGTCGGCCTGCGCTGGGAAACGCTTAACGCCAAAGTGCTGGCCGGCAAGTCGCCGGCCGGCCGGTTCGTCCCGGAACGCGCCTTCGATGAGATCCTCGACGTGCCAGACTGGAGTGACTTCGCGCCGCGCTTGGCGCTGGTCTACGACCTGATGGGCAACGGTCGCACCGCCCTCAAGTACTCGTTCAACCGCTACAACCTGTCGCGCACGACGGGTATAGCCGCGGCGTATAACCCCCTGCTCAGCCAGACCGCCACGTTACCCTGGCGCGACGTCAACGGTGACGACATCGCGCAGGGCGAACGCGGTTGCACCGGCTACCCGAGCGTCGGCTGCGAGATCTCGTTTACCGGCCTGTCCTCGAACTTCGGTATTGCCGCGCTGAACGAGTACGGCGAGTACCCGCGCACCTGGAACCTGGAGCAAGGCGTCGAAGTGCAGCACGAGCTGCTCCCCGGCTTGTCGTTGGCCGGCGCCTGGTGGAAGGGCGACTTCCGCAACCTGACCACCACCATCAACCGGAGCTACACCCACGCCGACTACGTGCCGTACACGTGGTACAACCCGACCACCGGCCAGCCGTTCGAAGTCTACGCGCGCACGGTCACCCGGGCGACGAGCAACCTCGACACCTACGATCCGGAGCGCGTGAACAAGTACGAGTCGTTCGTCCTGGATACCCGCTGGCGCATTCCCGGCGGCGGTCAGATGAGCGGTGGCATGTCGTTCGAGCGCGAGCGGCAGAAGAACTGCACGTCGCCGGACGACCCAAACTTCGGCGGTAACGGCAAGGGGCTCTGTGACGAGTTCCTGCTCGACATCCCCTACCGGCCGCAGTACAAGCTGTCGGGCACGAAGGACATCGGCTGGGGCGTCAACCTCGCCATGTCGTTCCAGAACAACAGCAGCCCGACCAGCTCGCGCGTCATGACGGTGACGCGTGGTGCAACGCGCTACCCGGCCAGCTGCCCGTCGCCGTGCCCGGCCGGACAGATCATCATGCCGACCGCGACCTTCGCTCAGCCCTCGATGACCTACAACCTCGAGTCGGTGCGCGCGACACAGGTCGAGCGGATCGTTCAACTCGACTTCAAGGTGTCGCGGACCTTCCGGGTGAACCGCTTCACCATCCTGCCGACGTTCGAGGTGTTCAACGTGAACAACTCCGACGCCATCATCAGCTACATCACGACCAACGCGCTGTCGTCGGCCTACCTCGCGCCCAACAGCATCATGCAGGGGCGGATGTATGGACTCGGTGTCGTGACGAGGTGGTAG
- a CDS encoding FKBP-type peptidyl-prolyl cis-trans isomerase, with amino-acid sequence MRLLIVTTLLAMSVAACGGGSDTPTAPSANVPFSTVDVRVGTGAEANTGRRVTVNYAGYLYSATAAENKGNRFDAGTFPFTVGSGVIQGFSQGVIGMRVGGLRRVIIPPSLGYGAAGSPPTIPGNATLVFDIELLAVQ; translated from the coding sequence ATGCGATTATTGATTGTGACGACGCTGTTGGCCATGAGCGTTGCGGCCTGCGGCGGCGGCTCCGACACACCCACCGCCCCCAGCGCCAACGTGCCGTTCTCGACCGTGGATGTCCGGGTCGGCACCGGCGCTGAAGCCAACACCGGCCGCCGGGTCACGGTGAACTATGCCGGCTACCTGTACAGTGCCACGGCGGCTGAAAACAAAGGCAACCGGTTCGATGCGGGCACCTTTCCGTTCACCGTCGGCAGCGGAGTGATTCAGGGGTTCAGCCAGGGCGTGATTGGCATGCGCGTCGGCGGGCTGCGCCGCGTCATCATTCCTCCCAGCCTGGGTTACGGTGCGGCGGGGTCACCACCGACCATTCCCGGCAACGCCACGCTCGTGTTCGACATCGAGCTGCTCGCGGTTCAGTAG
- a CDS encoding MBL fold metallo-hydrolase produces MLDDVSGYSRGMYANWFWHHSLQLLIDAGEGLQLALGSNVFSPSVLAISHGHSDHVLGLPGLVAARRFSKGATDKPLTIVYPEDSRGVQAARDLLGTAYAGVVFPLTWLAVAPGTAVPLGKGRSLEAFAVRHVEGEPALGYRVVETKRRLKPEHAAMSQAEVEAAARDGRRESLLETVTHVRFAHSGDAMPIDPALVAGADLLVHDATFLEEPDRKYPIHATTEEALAVGRAAGVKTLVLYHLSIRYDRATALPALRAQVSASGFTGECWLLDEHKLIALQAP; encoded by the coding sequence ATGCTCGACGATGTCAGCGGGTACAGCCGGGGGATGTACGCCAACTGGTTCTGGCACCATTCCCTGCAACTGTTGATTGACGCCGGCGAGGGGCTGCAGCTCGCACTCGGCTCCAACGTCTTCTCTCCTTCAGTGCTCGCCATCAGCCACGGTCATTCCGACCACGTGCTTGGCCTGCCGGGCCTCGTCGCCGCTCGCCGATTCAGCAAGGGCGCGACCGACAAGCCGCTGACCATCGTCTATCCAGAGGACTCGCGAGGGGTTCAGGCGGCGCGCGACCTGCTGGGCACTGCCTATGCCGGCGTCGTCTTTCCACTCACGTGGCTGGCCGTTGCGCCGGGGACCGCGGTCCCGCTTGGCAAGGGACGGTCGCTCGAGGCCTTTGCGGTTCGCCATGTCGAGGGCGAGCCGGCCCTGGGCTACCGGGTGGTCGAAACGAAACGGCGGCTCAAGCCCGAGCACGCCGCGATGAGCCAGGCCGAGGTCGAGGCCGCGGCCCGCGACGGCCGCCGCGAGTCGCTGCTCGAAACGGTCACCCACGTCCGGTTCGCCCACTCGGGCGACGCCATGCCGATCGATCCGGCCCTGGTCGCCGGCGCCGACCTGCTCGTGCACGACGCCACGTTTCTCGAGGAGCCCGATCGCAAGTATCCCATCCACGCCACCACCGAGGAGGCGCTGGCCGTGGGCCGCGCCGCCGGCGTGAAGACGCTCGTCCTCTATCACCTGTCCATTCGCTACGACCGCGCCACCGCCTTGCCGGCCCTGCGCGCGCAAGTGTCCGCCAGCGGCTTTACCGGCGAGTGCTGGCTGCTCGACGAACACAAACTAATCGCACTCCAGGCACCTTAG
- the gatC gene encoding Asp-tRNA(Asn)/Glu-tRNA(Gln) amidotransferase subunit GatC: protein MTLTQKDVTRIAELARLELTADELDLFTRQLGGILTYVEQINALDTSGVPPTSHVLNRPVDRDDTLQPSLSREELLANAPDAAREAGLFKVPRVIG from the coding sequence GTGACGCTGACCCAGAAAGATGTGACGCGGATCGCCGAGTTGGCCCGCCTCGAACTCACCGCCGACGAGCTCGACCTGTTCACGCGCCAGCTTGGCGGCATCCTCACCTACGTCGAGCAGATCAACGCGCTCGACACCTCCGGCGTGCCGCCGACGTCGCACGTGCTCAATCGCCCGGTCGATCGCGACGACACGCTGCAGCCGTCGTTGTCGAGGGAAGAGCTGCTGGCCAACGCGCCCGATGCCGCCCGCGAGGCCGGCCTCTTCAAGGTGCCACGAGTCATCGGATGA
- the gatA gene encoding Asp-tRNA(Asn)/Glu-tRNA(Gln) amidotransferase subunit GatA has protein sequence MTAQLLARRIASGDSTALATCEAHLERIKAIDPKLSAFNTVTVERAFDRARALDAQQQAGAPLGPLHGVPVAIKDNMCTAGVPTTASSRILRGYVPPYSATVVARLEAAGAIMVGKTNLDEFAMGSSTENSALGPTRNPWDVARTPGGSSGGSAAAVASRMVPLALGSDTGGSIRQPAALCGIVGLKPTYGRVSRYGLMAFASSLDQIGPFTQTVADAALAFQVIGGHDGHDATSSTEAMPDLQAALTGDIKGLRIGVPNAFLGEGVDPAVLAAFQEALRVFESRGATLVDIQLPHAGYGIPVYYLIATAEASSNLARYDGVRYGHRTTIEKEDTLLTMYERSRDEGFGAEVKRRIMLGTYVLSAGYYDAYYLKAQQVRTLLRQDFEQVFATVDVVATPTTPTPAFKLGEKTSDPIQMYLNDIFTVSANLTGLPAISVPCGFSSARLPIGIQLTGRMFDEAALLRAADAYQRDTTFHTEAPLLR, from the coding sequence ATGACTGCCCAATTACTGGCCAGGCGGATTGCCAGTGGCGACAGCACCGCGCTGGCCACGTGCGAAGCCCACCTCGAACGCATCAAGGCGATCGATCCGAAGTTGAGCGCCTTCAACACGGTGACGGTGGAACGCGCTTTCGATCGCGCTCGCGCGCTCGACGCGCAACAGCAGGCCGGCGCGCCCCTCGGCCCGCTGCACGGCGTACCGGTCGCGATCAAGGACAATATGTGCACGGCCGGGGTGCCGACGACGGCCTCGTCCAGGATCCTGCGCGGCTACGTGCCGCCCTACAGTGCCACCGTCGTCGCCCGGCTCGAAGCCGCCGGCGCGATCATGGTCGGCAAGACCAACCTGGACGAGTTCGCCATGGGATCGTCCACCGAGAATTCGGCGCTTGGCCCGACCCGCAACCCCTGGGATGTCGCGCGCACGCCCGGCGGTTCGAGCGGCGGCTCGGCGGCGGCGGTGGCCAGCCGCATGGTGCCGCTGGCGCTCGGCTCCGACACGGGCGGCTCGATCCGCCAGCCCGCCGCGTTGTGCGGCATCGTCGGCTTGAAGCCGACCTATGGCCGCGTGTCGCGCTACGGCCTGATGGCCTTCGCGTCATCGCTCGATCAGATCGGGCCGTTCACGCAGACCGTCGCCGATGCCGCGCTCGCCTTCCAGGTGATCGGCGGGCACGACGGCCACGATGCGACCTCGTCCACCGAGGCGATGCCGGATCTGCAGGCGGCGCTGACCGGCGACATCAAGGGCCTGCGGATCGGTGTGCCCAACGCGTTTCTCGGCGAGGGGGTCGACCCGGCGGTGTTGGCGGCGTTCCAGGAGGCCCTGCGCGTGTTCGAGTCGCGCGGCGCGACCCTCGTCGACATCCAGTTGCCGCATGCCGGCTACGGCATCCCGGTCTACTACCTGATCGCCACTGCGGAGGCTTCGTCGAACCTCGCGCGCTACGACGGCGTGCGCTACGGTCACCGGACCACGATTGAGAAAGAGGACACGCTGCTGACCATGTACGAGCGGTCGCGCGATGAAGGCTTCGGGGCCGAGGTGAAGCGCCGCATCATGCTCGGCACCTACGTGCTGAGCGCCGGCTACTACGATGCCTACTACCTGAAGGCACAGCAGGTGCGGACCCTGCTGCGGCAGGACTTCGAACAGGTCTTCGCCACGGTGGACGTCGTCGCCACGCCGACCACGCCCACGCCGGCGTTCAAGCTGGGCGAGAAGACCAGCGACCCGATCCAGATGTATCTCAACGACATCTTCACGGTGAGCGCCAACCTGACGGGCCTGCCGGCGATCAGCGTGCCCTGCGGCTTTTCTTCGGCTCGGCTTCCGATCGGGATCCAGCTCACCGGCCGAATGTTTGATGAGGCGGCGCTACTGCGGGCGGCCGATGCCTATCAACGCGACACGACGTTCCATACCGAGGCTCCCCTCCTTCGCTAA
- a CDS encoding long-chain-fatty-acid--CoA ligase produces the protein MEVPLTPLEFMRRTRRLYANREGVVDGAARWTYGEFFDRCDRWSSALQRLGVKQGDRVAYISPNTHAQLESFYAIPQIGAVLVPINFRLVADDFRYMIQHSGATVVCVSSDYLEAVDSIRTDLKSVTQFVSLDSSFAKASASAEATADKTEDRGLAPGWLDYEDLVANGAPEFTRPAIGENDLLTINYTSGTTSRPKGVMITHRNAWMNCVGMLTHTPMTPADTYLWTLPMFHANGWTFTWTVTAAGGRHICLPKFDAPTVFRLAKEEQVTRMCAAPTVLIMLANAPSAVKQGVPRGVGVMTAGAPPAAVTIQRIEDELGWVVTQIYGLTETAPAISICEPRPEHAVLPADERARIKARQGVELITSGELRVVDDKGYEVPADGKTAGEIVARGNVIMAGYYNDPEATEKCMADGWFHTGDAAVVHPDGYVQITDRLKDVIISGGENISSVEVEAMLLRHEAIQEVAVVGLPDEKWGESPHAYVVFKSGQSATAEALREFGRANMAHFKVPHGFTPVAELPKTATGKIQKFVLRQGRPNITAQ, from the coding sequence ATGGAAGTGCCCCTGACTCCCCTTGAATTCATGCGCCGCACGCGGCGGCTCTACGCCAACCGCGAGGGTGTCGTCGATGGCGCCGCGCGGTGGACGTACGGCGAGTTCTTCGACCGCTGCGACCGTTGGTCGTCGGCGTTGCAGCGCCTGGGCGTGAAGCAGGGCGACCGGGTCGCCTACATTTCGCCCAACACGCACGCGCAGCTCGAATCGTTTTATGCCATCCCCCAGATCGGCGCGGTCCTCGTGCCGATCAACTTCCGCCTGGTGGCCGACGACTTCCGCTACATGATCCAGCACAGCGGCGCCACGGTCGTCTGCGTGTCGAGCGACTACCTGGAAGCGGTGGACTCGATTCGCACGGACCTGAAGAGCGTCACGCAGTTTGTGTCCCTTGATTCCTCCTTCGCCAAGGCTTCCGCCTCCGCTGAAGCTACGGCGGACAAGACGGAGGACAGGGGCCTGGCGCCGGGCTGGCTGGACTACGAAGACCTGGTCGCGAACGGCGCGCCGGAGTTCACGCGGCCGGCCATTGGCGAGAACGACCTGCTCACCATCAACTACACGAGCGGCACGACGTCGCGGCCGAAGGGCGTGATGATCACGCACCGCAACGCGTGGATGAACTGCGTCGGCATGCTGACGCACACCCCGATGACGCCGGCCGACACTTACCTGTGGACGCTGCCGATGTTCCACGCCAACGGCTGGACGTTCACGTGGACCGTCACGGCCGCCGGCGGCCGGCACATCTGCCTGCCGAAGTTCGACGCCCCCACGGTGTTTCGGCTCGCCAAGGAGGAGCAGGTCACCCGGATGTGCGCGGCGCCGACCGTGCTGATCATGCTGGCCAACGCGCCCTCGGCGGTGAAGCAGGGCGTGCCGCGCGGGGTTGGCGTGATGACGGCCGGCGCGCCGCCGGCGGCCGTGACCATCCAGCGCATCGAGGACGAGCTCGGGTGGGTCGTGACGCAGATCTACGGTCTGACTGAAACCGCCCCAGCCATCAGCATCTGCGAGCCGCGCCCCGAGCACGCGGTGCTCCCGGCCGACGAGCGCGCCCGTATCAAGGCGCGACAGGGCGTCGAGTTGATCACGTCGGGCGAATTGCGGGTCGTGGATGACAAAGGGTACGAAGTGCCTGCCGACGGGAAGACCGCCGGCGAAATTGTCGCGCGCGGCAACGTGATCATGGCCGGCTACTACAACGATCCCGAGGCGACCGAGAAGTGCATGGCCGATGGCTGGTTCCATACCGGCGACGCAGCGGTCGTGCACCCTGACGGCTACGTGCAGATTACGGATCGCCTGAAGGACGTGATCATCAGCGGCGGCGAGAACATCTCATCGGTCGAAGTCGAGGCCATGCTGCTGCGGCACGAGGCGATCCAGGAGGTAGCGGTGGTCGGGCTGCCCGACGAGAAGTGGGGCGAGTCGCCGCACGCGTACGTGGTGTTCAAGAGCGGCCAGTCGGCCACCGCCGAGGCGCTCCGCGAGTTCGGTCGCGCGAACATGGCCCACTTCAAGGTGCCGCACGGCTTCACGCCGGTCGCGGAACTGCCGAAGACGGCGACGGGCAAGATTCAAAAGTTCGTACTGCGCCAGGGCCGGCCCAACATCACCGCCCAGTGA
- a CDS encoding DNA-directed RNA polymerase subunit omega: MSETEIPQTTDATPADDDAPIEHPKAAPIESRFLYVDVSALRAKQLRRGARVRLDAETLDMLPASKLIKPERVAMEEVKQNLVQWDLPDFKVVVDLR; the protein is encoded by the coding sequence ATGTCAGAGACTGAAATCCCGCAGACCACCGACGCCACCCCTGCGGATGACGACGCGCCCATCGAGCACCCGAAGGCCGCGCCCATCGAAAGCCGCTTCCTCTATGTGGACGTCTCCGCCCTGCGCGCCAAGCAGTTGCGCCGCGGTGCCCGCGTCCGCCTCGACGCCGAAACGCTGGACATGCTGCCCGCGTCGAAGCTGATCAAGCCGGAACGTGTTGCCATGGAAGAGGTTAAGCAGAACCTCGTCCAGTGGGATCTGCCCGACTTCAAGGTCGTCGTCGACCTGCGCTGA
- a CDS encoding Hsp20/alpha crystallin family protein encodes MSIVRFDPFADLLTNGRWVPAVDIFENGQQELVLKAELPDMKREDIAVVFENNTLTLKGERKFATDVKQEQFHRVERAYGTFSRSFSLPSSVDASRIAAEYKNGVLTVKLPFREETRPRTINVEVAA; translated from the coding sequence ATGTCCATCGTTCGATTCGATCCGTTCGCCGACCTCCTGACCAACGGCCGCTGGGTGCCGGCGGTTGATATCTTCGAGAACGGCCAGCAGGAGCTGGTGCTGAAGGCCGAGTTGCCGGACATGAAGCGCGAAGACATCGCGGTGGTGTTCGAGAACAACACGCTGACGCTCAAGGGCGAGCGCAAGTTCGCCACCGACGTAAAGCAGGAGCAGTTTCACCGGGTGGAGCGGGCGTATGGCACGTTCAGCCGGTCGTTCTCGCTGCCGTCAAGCGTCGACGCGAGCCGCATTGCCGCCGAATACAAGAACGGCGTGCTGACCGTGAAGCTGCCGTTCCGTGAAGAAACCCGCCCGCGGACGATTAACGTCGAAGTCGCGGCCTAG
- the dnaK gene encoding molecular chaperone DnaK has protein sequence MATKGRVIGIDLGTTNSVVSVMENGQPTVIVNQEGARTTPSVVGFGKDGDRLVGQVAKRQAVTNPENTVFSVKRFMGRKFNEVTEETKRVPYTVSQTPASDARITVRGKQYSPPEISAMILGKLKQAAEDYLGDKVTDAVITVPAYFNDSQRQATKDAGQIAGLNVLRIVNEPTAAALAYGLDQKKDETIAVFDLGGGTFDISVLEVGEGVVEVKSTNGDTHLGGDDFDQLVVEWMTAEFKKSDGIDLGKDRMALQRLKEAAEKAKIELSSVMETEINLPFITADASGPKHMTMKLSRAKLESLVEGLVQRTIGPLKQALADAGLKPSDVDEVVLVGGSTRMPRVQQVVKEYFGKEPHKGVNPDEVVAIGAAVQGGVLAGDVKDLLLLDVTPLSLGIETLGGVMTVLIPRNTTIPSKKSETFSTATDNQTSVEVHVLQGERSMARDNRTLGRFHLTGLPLAPRGLPQVEVSFDIDANGIVSVMAKDKATGKEQTITISGASGLSKDEVNRMVKEAEAQAADDAKKREEVEARNKAEAEAHQAAQAAKAAEDAPKQEAPADAAKDGEVVDAEFAETR, from the coding sequence ATGGCAACTAAAGGCAGAGTGATTGGCATCGACCTGGGCACGACCAACTCGGTCGTGTCGGTCATGGAAAACGGGCAGCCCACCGTCATCGTCAACCAAGAGGGCGCTCGTACGACTCCGTCCGTGGTCGGCTTTGGCAAGGATGGTGACCGCCTCGTGGGCCAGGTTGCCAAGCGCCAGGCCGTGACCAACCCCGAGAACACGGTGTTCTCGGTCAAGCGGTTCATGGGCCGCAAGTTCAACGAAGTCACCGAGGAAACCAAGCGGGTGCCCTACACGGTGTCGCAGACCCCGGCGAGCGACGCGCGCATCACCGTGCGCGGCAAGCAGTACTCGCCGCCCGAGATCTCCGCGATGATCCTGGGCAAGCTGAAGCAGGCCGCCGAAGACTATCTCGGTGACAAGGTCACCGACGCGGTCATCACCGTGCCGGCGTATTTCAACGACTCGCAGCGCCAGGCCACCAAGGACGCCGGCCAGATCGCCGGCTTGAACGTGCTGCGCATCGTCAACGAACCCACCGCCGCGGCGCTGGCGTACGGCCTCGACCAGAAGAAGGACGAAACCATCGCGGTGTTCGACCTGGGCGGCGGCACGTTCGACATCTCGGTGCTCGAAGTGGGCGAGGGCGTGGTCGAGGTCAAGTCGACCAACGGCGACACGCACCTGGGCGGCGACGACTTCGACCAGCTCGTGGTCGAGTGGATGACCGCGGAGTTCAAGAAGAGCGACGGCATTGACCTCGGCAAGGACCGCATGGCGCTTCAGCGTCTCAAGGAAGCCGCTGAGAAGGCCAAGATCGAGCTGTCGTCGGTGATGGAAACCGAGATCAACCTGCCGTTCATCACGGCCGATGCTTCGGGTCCCAAGCACATGACCATGAAGCTGTCGCGGGCGAAGCTCGAGTCGCTGGTCGAGGGCCTGGTGCAGCGGACGATCGGGCCGCTCAAGCAGGCGCTGGCCGACGCCGGCCTCAAGCCGTCCGACGTGGACGAAGTGGTGCTGGTCGGCGGATCCACCCGCATGCCGCGTGTGCAGCAGGTGGTGAAGGAGTACTTCGGCAAGGAGCCGCACAAGGGGGTGAACCCGGACGAAGTGGTCGCGATTGGCGCGGCGGTTCAGGGCGGCGTGCTGGCCGGCGACGTGAAGGACCTGTTGCTGCTCGATGTGACCCCGCTCTCGCTCGGCATTGAAACGCTGGGCGGCGTGATGACGGTGCTCATCCCGCGCAACACCACCATCCCGTCGAAGAAGAGCGAGACCTTCTCGACGGCGACCGACAACCAGACCAGCGTGGAAGTGCACGTGCTGCAGGGTGAGCGCTCGATGGCGCGCGACAACCGGACGCTCGGACGCTTCCACCTCACGGGCCTGCCGCTCGCGCCACGCGGCCTGCCACAGGTCGAGGTGAGCTTCGACATCGACGCCAACGGCATTGTCAGCGTGATGGCGAAGGACAAGGCGACCGGCAAGGAGCAGACCATCACCATCAGCGGTGCCAGCGGCCTGAGCAAGGACGAAGTGAACCGCATGGTGAAGGAGGCTGAAGCCCAGGCCGCCGACGATGCGAAGAAGCGCGAGGAAGTGGAGGCCCGTAACAAGGCGGAAGCCGAAGCGCACCAGGCGGCGCAGGCTGCCAAGGCAGCAGAAGACGCGCCGAAGCAGGAAGCCCCGGCCGATGCCGCGAAAGACGGCGAGGTCGTTGACGCAGAGTTCGCGGAGACGCGGTAG
- a CDS encoding Hsp20/alpha crystallin family protein yields the protein MAAFNSSMDIDPTDLAQDVQRLLEDLARRRPDRRHVVSGECMPVVDVFETERTVEIVLDLPGVAADALRVLIKSGVVLIVGEKERPVLSTNTPASYHLVERDFGRFARAVRVAGAVDAGGARARLAQGELRVVLPRRDERRGQGLLIPIDTGAPDGPASTSATASADKEAGRHIAPATE from the coding sequence ATGGCCGCGTTCAACAGTTCGATGGACATCGACCCAACCGACCTGGCCCAGGACGTCCAGCGGTTGCTCGAGGACCTCGCCCGGCGGCGCCCTGACCGGCGGCACGTGGTCTCGGGCGAGTGCATGCCGGTCGTCGACGTCTTCGAGACCGAGCGAACGGTCGAAATCGTCCTCGACCTGCCGGGGGTGGCCGCCGACGCGCTGCGCGTGCTGATCAAGTCCGGCGTGGTGTTGATCGTGGGCGAGAAAGAACGGCCCGTCCTGTCGACGAACACGCCGGCCAGCTACCACCTGGTCGAGCGCGACTTTGGCCGCTTTGCGCGCGCCGTGCGCGTGGCCGGCGCGGTGGATGCCGGGGGCGCGCGCGCCCGCCTCGCGCAGGGCGAACTGCGCGTCGTGCTCCCCCGCCGTGACGAGCGGCGCGGCCAGGGCCTGCTGATCCCCATCGACACTGGCGCACCTGATGGTCCGGCTTCCACCTCCGCCACGGCTTCGGCGGACAAGGAAGCCGGACGCCACATCGCCCCGGCGACCGAATGA